From the genome of Thermosinus carboxydivorans Nor1:
GCGGACGATGACGAGCGGCGGGAAGAAATTATTGCCGTGCTGCGCTCGGACGGTTACCGACGGGAAGTAGAGGCGTTGGGCGGTTATGATGCTTCCCGCGCCGGGACGGTTTTGTGGGTTGATTAAGTTGTTGATTAAGTTTGAGAGGGTGTGAATTGATGGTTATCGAAGTAAGGCTGTATGCCACGCTGCGCCGGTACAGTCCTGCCAGCGCTACTGGCATTGTTATGGTCGATGTTCCCGATGGCATTACGGTGGATGAATTGTTGGCGGAAATGGAAATTGACCGGCATGAAGTAAAAATGATTATGGTTAACGGCATGCATTCCGATGGCAATCGGGTGTTGGCCGACGGTGATCGGGTCGGTCTTTTTCCGCCGGTCGGTGGTGGTTAAGATGAAAGATGGTGCGGTGCCTGAGCGCTACCAGCGCAATATCGGAACCATCG
Proteins encoded in this window:
- a CDS encoding MoaD/ThiS family protein; translation: MVIEVRLYATLRRYSPASATGIVMVDVPDGITVDELLAEMEIDRHEVKMIMVNGMHSDGNRVLADGDRVGLFPPVGGG